The Triticum aestivum cultivar Chinese Spring chromosome 6D, IWGSC CS RefSeq v2.1, whole genome shotgun sequence genomic sequence AATATGGCAATCAACGGCTCGATGGTCAGTGCTGCACATGGGTCGTATCTCGGTGAAGCCTAGGAGGTGGCTTGGGGTCATGTTGGTTGCGACCATCTTTATCCTTGCTTCTTTGTCATCGACGCCTCTGCTCAGATGGCAGATGTGAGACCGGTGCGCTGCCCACGACTCGCACTATGCGCTGGTCCCATGTCCTCCTATGTCGAGACCTTGCGCTGCGCCACACCCTCCTCCTGTGCTCTTTCATGTGTCACTTGACATTTTCCTCCTCGGGGTGAGCTCAACAAGCTGGATGAGGAGATGTTGGCTCCACTCACACCACACCATCATGtttagagagagaaagagagtaaTTGTCTCGTCGAGAGGGGTGTGCGAGAGTGTAAGAGGGTTATGATTTCTAACGTGAGCAGAGCTTATATAATGTCCAGAAACATCAGATATTGTAGTCGTCAAATATCATGTATGAATTTATGATGTGTCTGCACGCACAAGAGCCCTTTCGGCCTGGCACTTCGCACACACTGGCCCACGTGTACCTTTGCATGCGATAGCCATGTTACACACACATTTGGTACTTCAACCAGACCATGGGCGACGAGGAGTGTTGTGAGGTCTTCTGTGCAGTATCTTCACCTTGACACCAAATTAAGCACAATAATAGCATCACAAATTACTTGCGTCTTATAGTACCTTACACATACAACATCTCTCTCAGAGATATTAGTTCGTCAACAATTTCCATGCTATATCCATTGCTCCGTCTTAAAGTGAACAAACTAGATCGACCTTGGCCACATCGGATCAGAGTATTGATCACACTGCATAGGGAACCAAACTAAGAGTTGTATCTCCACTAACATACAACTCACCACACTCTCTCTCTTTTTAATTATACTATTTCACTACAAGATTTTGCCTATGAAGCCCACAAGCATTGGGAGTGTCCAATTCCACTTAACCCGTGCTATATTCATTTCTTAGTCTTAAAGTAAACAAACTCAATCAACCTTGGCCACCACCACTGCCGGAGCCCCCGGCGACACCTCCACTGGCCGACCCAACTCCACTACCCCCTCCGCTTCCGGCAGAACCATTTGCGCTACCAGACCCTCCGCCACCGCCCACCGCATTACCAGCACGGCCAACGCCACTACCACCACCGGAGCTGCCATCGCTGCTGCCCCCGCTTCCACCTCCAACACCACCGCCTCCTCCGTTGCTCACACTCACCCCACCACGCCCGATGTGAACACCGACACCGCCTCCAGCCCCACCTCTTGCACGCACACCGCCGGAGCTACCGGCCCCACCCCCACCTCCGCCGATCCCCACATCCACACCACCACGCCCCACGTCAATGCCAACCCCCGCACCCGCGCCACCGCCGGCACTCGCACCGCCACCACGGGTAGTGCCAGCTCCGCCTCCAAGCCCACCGCCAACAGCGATGGACACGTCGTGCCCGCCACGGCCTACGCTCACACCGAAGCCCCGGCCACCACCCTCCCCGCCGCCACCTTTGATGGAGAACGACTTGCTGTCATCAAGTGCGTTTTTGTCCTCTGGTAGGAGCCTTGCTTGGGCAAGCTGGAGAAGTGAAACGCACAGCAGCACTAGAGCTGGGATGGACAGACGGCGGCAGGCGGTGGGAGCGGCCATGGAGGAACTGCAAGGATGAACGGCGCAGTTGCTTGTGTAGGTGTGCTGATGACCCTGTTGTGCGCAAGTGCGTGGATTTTTATAGAACAAATAAAGCCGATGTCTCCATACTGGAATAAGTAGCCACAAAGTATCCCCTAAAAAAAGTAGCCACAAAGTAAAGGTGATATGATCCTGGTGAGCTGTATAGCAATTGCCAATTGGCCAAGAGAATTTTCACGTGTACATGCTTGTGCTACCAGAAAACAAAAACAAGCTTAAGCCACATGATCATCTGTGGGATTTGAACTTCGATCTCTGGCTATATATTTAGCTAGGTTTGAGATATTTTTTTGGCTCGAATGAAGGGTAAGAATTTTTATAAATTGTTGTCATCAGGTAAGATATttgctccctccgttccataatatggTGCACGTAGATTTTTCTAAAAGTCAAGCTtcgtaaactttgaccaagtttataaaggaAAGTATCCGCATCTAACAATACCTAATAAACATAAAAGTATGTCTCATAATATACCTAATGATATATACTTAGTATACCAAGTGGccagcttggtaagctaccaacacAATATTGCAATCAATGATATATACTTAGTATTGTAGATGCAAGTGTATATAAACATGGTCTaagtttatgaagtttgacttctcAAAAAATCTATACACACTACATTGTGGAAGATAGTGAGTATATAAAGTTGACCACTCGGTTCTTTGGGTATGCCAATATGCATGTCCTTCATATTTGTTTGAGTAACGTGAAAGATATCAAAGACCAGACAAATCGACTTATAATAATGGAGATAAAAATTGAAATGGCGCATAAAGGATCAAAATGTGACCAGACAAGTGGCGCCAGCGCTGAATATTTACACACAAAATCTCGAATTGTAGATCAGTACAAAAATAATCACAGTTGGGCGTGTTTACCGAGCAATTTCATTACCGGTCATTCTCGGGCAAAGGAATATGTTGCTTTGGTCTTTAGAAAACATGGACACAACCGTTCACACGTACTTTGACGGTTCATGATTGCGTAGTTTCACATGACCTTTGCGGCTTGTTTTCATGTTAGTCCCTCTGTacagaaatataagagcatttaaatcattattttagtgatctataaacgctcttatatttctttatagaggtaGTACTAGATTTACATATCCGTTCAAGCTGCTTTGCAGGTGTGTCACCGCCTGCAAGAATCTTCTGCCTGAAAGGGCAGTACTATTTTCCGCAAAAATAAAGGCAGTGCTATTGTGCTAAGCAGGGAATGCCGGCTTAAAGATTTCTTTGTGCATTTTCCTCTTCCAGCGAAGTTTGCGTTTGCGCGTCTATGAAAAATAGCGAGTGCCTTGGCTCTCAAAAATACAGAATAGAAAAAATAACAGAGCATCATACGTTCTGAATATTAGTTGTTTTAAACATAAGCAGTTGCTGCACGACCACAACACAGACGTGCTTACTTTATCGGTCTCATTGTCGAAAATAACTAAATGAGTTGTTCCAACAAATTGGTAGCCCAGACACATTTTTGCGGAAAAGCAATAGCACTGACGTAGTAGCAACCAATTGGGTCTTCGAGAAAGACGAGTCCTTCCAACCACATCAAGATTCATCTTCAACCCGACCTTACGAGCAAAAGTGAATATCAGGAGAAGCGGTCGCCGTCTCTGCTGTCATCTTCTTCCTCAACAAATCTGCATCCTCTCTGGTCCGTGGATAACTCGAAGGACGAAACCTCAAATGAGGAAACTTTTCGACACACCATTGACACACCTTCCTATCATGCAGGGACACCTCCCTGATGTTCACTGCAGCTTGAATGACACGCCTAACGTATCCTGTGAAATTGCCGTCGGACTGGAAGCCGTGGATAATTAGCCTCCCCAGATTCTTGTGCCTAAAATGAGGATCGgatttttttcgataaaggacatttcattgaatagatatatcgaGATGATACAATCATGTCAAAAGaaagcccggcctctgcatagctagatgcacacagccaaaaaatcCAGAGCaccctaaaaataaaataatttgatACAATGCCAAGCAATAAATCGTGTCCAGCCTAAGGAGCGGTAAATCCTATCCGTaaatcacaccgccatccatgggggtagaaaacctccctggccgtacgctccagccgtgtagacgccatcataaaaatGTCCCTGTCTTCCGGCttctgcaggatagaccaagtacggagccatcgtgtacaaacatgaataacctgcataggagatgagacacatttattgttaaaaaccacatcattcctggtaagccacattgcccagcataaggccgccgctcccacaagaatatgtgcagaaaattgtttatcTATACCCCGTAACCAGTTGCCGAACATATTCCGTGCACTACGTGGTGGATATAAATTCGAAGCTACTTGGACCGTAGCCCAAACTGCCCGAGCGAACTTGCACTCAAAAAATAGGTGTTTGATAgactcgtcatgttggcaaaagacacatgtcttgGAGCCATGCCAGTTTCGTCGTGCCAGATTATCTCTAGTTAGGATGACTCCTTTGTTAAGAAACCAGAGGAAAATCTTCACTCTTAGGGGAATTTTTAGCTTCCATAATTTCCTGTTATCTACAGGAACATCACAATgaaccattgcatcatacatggatttgaccgaaaATTTGCCATTCTGATGCAAGTTCCATCGAAAAGTGTCCGGATCATCTGACAGTTGAATGTCCTCCAGgcgagtgagtaattcattccatgCTGTCAGACGAGTGCCCAAAAGATCCCTACGGAAAGAAATATCGGGGTTTTCCTGTCCTAATACTTGTTTGATCGTGACAAATTTATGTCGGACGATCCGGTACAAGCTCGGATATTGCACCATTAGGGGAGTGTTCCCTAGCCAGGTATCTTCCCAGAAACGAACCTGAGCACCGTCCCTAACCAAGAAGGTCCCAAATTGGAAAaagaattccttggccttcatgacaccACTCCAAAAATGTGAATCCCCAGGTTTCCAATGAATTTGAGAAATGGCATTGGATCCCACATACTTGTTGCGAATGATTTCCTGCCATACTCCATTCTCAGTGAGTAATTTATAGACCCACTTGCTGAGGATCGGATGGCCCCCACTTCACATCCATTTTCTTGGAGAAACTCTTTTGCGACTCCGACCGGCACTTATGATCCCATACCGTGATGCAAAGCTCCTCTAAGTATGGTGCAGATTCAAGAAGGAACATCGTCCAAGAGATATCACAGTCTTCAGGAAGATGATCCAGATTCACAAACCGAAGTTCGGCAAGCACGGGAGCAAGCACTTTTGAGCATTCTGGTTGAACCCAAATCTGCGATAGATAAAACAAAGTAAGTAATAACGCGTGCATAAATTGCATCATCATCAAGTGATGCATAAGTTACTACACTGAGATAAAAACATCATACAGTTAAATGAGAATGGGACGGAGATGATTAGAGCGAGTGAGTACCTTTTCACTGCGAAACTCCAGGTACAAATCGCTTACAGTGGGGGCATTCGCAAGCAGCTGGCTTAGGTTGAGGGTCTTGCCCGAAATGTTTGCATTAGCAAGGCTAAGCTTCGAAAGCTGAGGCACAAAACCAAGAACCAAGGGGTTCTCATCACAGGGCCAATTCCTGTAGCTCATCCGCTGGAGCTTTGGCAGACAGTCAAGCACCACCGTTTTAAATTCCCCGTAGGTGATAGCAAACTCGACGAGCCGAGCGTGTTCCACACGGAGCACCGAGCGGAACCCCGCGTCGCACTCGCGGAAAGACAGGGACTCCAGCCGCCTGCAATGGCGGAGGATGCTGGGTTTGTCCGATTCACCGAACCTCATGTTCCGCAGATGCAGCTGCGTGAGACCAGCAAATGCGTCCGGACAATCGCAGACAAAATCGTTGAACTGCTTGGCGAAGAGCAGGCGATGGGCGTCGGTGCAATGGTTGGTGTCCCTCGGCGTCATGATTTCAAACTCCGCCGCGTCGAATTTCTCGGTCGCCATGGCGAGGCCGACGGATCTGCCGATGGCGCGGCAGCGGGCGGGAACCAGGAAGAACTTGAGCTTCAGCTTGCGGACGGTGATCTGTGGAGGCCTCGCGCTGAGGATCTTTTTGGTCACGTCGGCGACGACGCCGTCCATTTGGATCAAATCGCGATTGCTGAGATCGATTATGATCTGCGAGAGCATGGCGGGCAGCTTCTGCATTTGCTTCGACAGGATGCAGGTTCTTAGGGCGTCGAGCGTGCCCACCCTCTCGAGGATGTTGAGAAGCACGTCGTTGGGCAGCTCGCTTAGCCTGTCCTCCCGGTTAGCAGCTGCTGCCTTTGACTGGGTTTCCATCTAGATACAGTCATTTCAGTgcattccaaacggagggagtaacagTAATAATAAAGCCAAAAAAAAAGAGAACGACTTACATCACGGCTGCGGCGGCGACCTCTACTGAGCTTCATGGTGATCGAGGCAACTTACATCTTCAAACAAGATGTGGGCAAAAAATATTCTTGTAATGAGGCTCCTTCGATGTGCGACGATCGTGGACAACCGGGCTGAGCGCTTGTTATAGGCTCCTTCGGATACGATTCAGGCTGGTGTACAATTTACACGTAAATCGACGGATAATTACTGATGTTTCCAATACAAATCAAAATTGGACTCTTTCTTCTTGGAATCCGATTACAGAACGAGATGGGCACCTGTTCCTTGCTTGTTCCGATCCGAGCACAGAACGAACTTGAAATTCCTTCATCTACCGCCAAGGGCGGACGTGGTTTGGGGAGTTCTCGAACAGAATGAAGTCACATCCATGGTATTGTGATGAAGGTGGCCATATTTTCTATTCTTGTTGTGTGCTGCCCTTTTTTCTACTACCATATATCGaaaacagtttgtctaattcacatctagatgttttttaaggatgtcacatctaagctcccacaaatatgTAATGTAGCAATAAGGAATAAAAAAAACTAGgataaaaaaatagaccacaaacagagtggacatcagatTAGatatgacataactatgtcacatctatatgtgtcctagacagaccctaatGAAAAACAGTTTCACTTGATTTCCGCCTTAGGGCGTCTCTAAAGCGGACACTTAACCATCGGCAACCGTCCGGACCGCGTGGTGCGGATGCCCTTATAGCCATCTAACGCGGACATGTATTGGTCCGTCGACTTGTCCAAACACGCTTTTTCCGCAAACTTGAACAAACTtaggggctttgcgggagtccggacatcAGCCATGTAGGACTCTGACACccccggcccacccaaaacccCTTCGAAACCCCTCACTGACACTGCGCCTCCATTCTTCCATTGTTTTCTGCATCCGGTTTCTCTCTTGCCTTCGTCGCCGCTCCACGACCCCGGCCGCTCCGACACACCCTTGCTGGAACACGACAACTCCGTCACCTCCATCGCTTCACGAGGGCTCCACCTCGCTTGTCCTCCGCCGCGGTTCCACGCCTCTCCTTCGTCCGCCACATAGGTACCATCCGCCCCTACAATACTCACCATGCCTGACAAGTATTCAGTTAAATGCCCATGCTATTTTTGTTCCTTTTTTATGAAGCAATGGATTAGGTATGAAGTACATATACATGCACTTTGTTGAGTCGTTCGATGGCTCGTCCGATAGGGAGGGCTACACGGACGAGACAACGATAATGCAGGCGTTCCTTGCAGACACCGAGTGTGCGAAAGAGCATGTTCTCGGTTTCAAGGATCGATCAAGGGTCATCGAATGCTCAACCGTAACAGGGCTTGCGGCCATTTGACACTGATGAACGACTTCTTTGCCTCACATAACCTATTCCCTGACAATTTTCGCCGCCGCTTCCGGATGCGAATAAAATGTCTTCGATCATCTCTACCATGGCATACGGTCCTTTGATGACTACCTCATCTTGAAGAAGAATGCCGTGGGAAGGATTGGgttctctggttaccagaagtgcacgaCCACACTatggatgcttgcatatggcacgacTGCTGATTCATGGGAC encodes the following:
- the LOC123143771 gene encoding glycine-rich cell wall structural protein; this translates as MAAPTACRRLSIPALVLLCVSLLQLAQARLLPEDKNALDDSKSFSIKGGGGEGGGRGFGVSVGRGGHDVSIAVGGGLGGGAGTTRGGGASAGGGAGAGVGIDVGRGGVDVGIGGGGGGAGSSGGVRARGGAGGGVGVHIGRGGVSVSNGGGGGVGGGSGGSSDGSSGGGSGVGRAGNAVGGGGGSGSANGSAGSGGGSGVGSASGGVAGGSGSGGGQG
- the LOC123142473 gene encoding uncharacterized protein, with protein sequence METQSKAAAANREDRLSELPNDVLLNILERVGTLDALRTCILSKQMQKLPAMLSQIIIDLSNRDLIQMDGVVADVTKKILSARPPQITVRKLKLKFFLVPARCRAIGRSVGLAMATEKFDAAEFEIMTPRDTNHCTDAHRLLFAKQFNDFVCDCPDAFAGLTQLHLRNMRFGESDKPSILRHCRRLESLSFRECDAGFRSVLRVEHARLVEFAITYGEFKTVVLDCLPKLQRMSYRNWPCDENPLVLGFVPQLSKLSLANANISGKTLNLSQLLANAPTVSDLYLEFRSEKIWVQPECSKVLAPVLAELRFVNLDHLPEDCDISWTMFLLESAPYLEELCITVWDHKCRSESQKSFSKKMDVKWGPSDPQQVGL